The Salinispora tropica CNB-440 genome has a window encoding:
- the rsgA gene encoding ribosome small subunit-dependent GTPase A, whose product MGWSHRWQAALAAYGAGCPGRVVRHDGSAVLISTEGGTRHFPVRSSAPALAVGDWVVVDDGRVLDLLPRASLLRRRDPSTGGGQLIAANVDVVGIVCGLDRPVVHGRLQRFTSLAWDAGASPLVILSKADLVNSTANIENSLLQQHPGVDIVSVAATTATGVFDLLGRCAKRTLVLVGESGAGKSTLLNALAGRELGATGKVRRSDAKGRHTTTARQLFALEGDCCLIDTPGMREVGVHADVATVDAGFDDIAELAVGCRFSDCGHANEPGCEVLAAVADGRLSEQRVRAWNQLCREAAWAELRADPAAQRRAGRRLARVIKDAQRAKRR is encoded by the coding sequence CTGGGCTGGTCACACCGATGGCAGGCAGCGCTCGCCGCGTACGGTGCCGGCTGTCCCGGGCGGGTCGTCCGCCACGACGGTTCAGCCGTCCTGATCAGCACAGAAGGTGGCACCCGCCACTTCCCCGTACGGTCCTCGGCGCCCGCGCTCGCGGTCGGTGACTGGGTCGTCGTCGACGACGGTCGTGTCCTCGACCTGCTGCCACGGGCTTCACTGCTCCGCCGTCGCGACCCCTCCACCGGAGGAGGTCAACTCATCGCCGCTAACGTGGACGTGGTGGGCATTGTCTGTGGTCTGGACCGGCCGGTCGTCCACGGCCGGCTGCAACGCTTCACCTCGCTCGCCTGGGACGCCGGAGCGTCACCGTTGGTGATCCTCTCCAAAGCTGACCTCGTGAACTCCACCGCCAACATCGAAAACAGTCTGCTCCAGCAGCATCCGGGCGTCGACATCGTCTCCGTCGCGGCGACGACAGCCACCGGGGTATTCGACCTCCTCGGCCGGTGCGCGAAGCGCACACTGGTGCTCGTCGGTGAATCCGGGGCAGGAAAGTCGACGCTCCTGAACGCCCTCGCCGGTCGGGAACTGGGCGCCACCGGAAAGGTTCGCCGCTCGGACGCGAAGGGCCGGCACACCACCACTGCCCGGCAGCTCTTCGCACTGGAGGGCGACTGCTGTCTGATCGACACCCCCGGCATGCGTGAGGTCGGCGTCCACGCCGACGTTGCCACCGTTGATGCGGGGTTCGACGACATCGCGGAGTTGGCGGTCGGCTGTCGATTCAGCGACTGCGGCCATGCCAACGAGCCCGGCTGTGAGGTGCTGGCGGCGGTCGCCGACGGGAGACTGAGCGAGCAGCGAGTGCGAGCCTGGAATCAGCTGTGCCGGGAGGCCGCGTGGGCAGAGCTCCGCGCGGACCCCGCGGCCCAGCGCCGTGCCGGCCGGAGACTTGCCCGTGTCATCAAGGACGCCCAGCGTGCGAAGCGGCGCTGA
- a CDS encoding CobW family GTP-binding protein produces the protein MATSPLAPTDPGAPVTDTRPSLTVLSGFWPSATYAVARTLLVADPTLLLVQHDLADLSAGTVRRVVRDSAGVLEDERITLAHGCVSCTLREDVLPTLARLARAQPNRDLLLMLPEVVEPEAVAAVCAHCLIDGAPITDLIQIDSYATVVDAEHLLDGMVSADDLKHLGIAAADNDDRALADVIVRQIEYADTLVLWGQSRDGAYDTSRLSVLLERMAPWAMQVPVDGDLLDATELSRQLRGTPRHRPETPGVLTRGLEGYILGVHEPHPDCGVVSVVFRSRRPFHPRRLHDAFEDINDDVVRSRGHLWLASQPDTVIAWNFAGGGLSLGSLGHWLVALPDSGWEDVSDHRRLAAALDWDPYYGDRHQHLVFIGLDLDPVSLCHTLTRCLLTDDELADGSDTWRHYDDPLTGCFPVVDIFPTEGEAA, from the coding sequence ATGGCAACGTCTCCGCTCGCACCCACCGACCCCGGCGCTCCGGTGACCGACACCCGCCCGTCCCTGACCGTGCTCAGCGGCTTCTGGCCGTCCGCGACGTACGCCGTTGCCCGTACGCTGCTGGTGGCGGATCCGACCCTGCTGTTGGTCCAGCACGATCTCGCCGACCTAAGCGCCGGCACCGTGCGGCGGGTCGTGCGCGACAGCGCGGGCGTACTCGAGGACGAGCGGATCACGCTCGCACACGGATGTGTCTCCTGCACGCTGCGAGAAGACGTGCTGCCCACCCTCGCCCGACTGGCCCGCGCGCAGCCCAACCGCGACCTGTTGCTGATGCTGCCCGAGGTGGTCGAGCCCGAGGCGGTCGCCGCCGTCTGCGCGCACTGCCTCATTGACGGCGCCCCGATTACCGATCTGATCCAGATCGACTCCTATGCCACCGTCGTTGATGCCGAACACCTGCTCGACGGCATGGTCAGCGCCGATGACCTCAAGCACCTCGGCATCGCCGCGGCGGACAACGACGACCGGGCGCTGGCCGACGTCATCGTCCGGCAGATCGAGTACGCCGACACCCTCGTCCTCTGGGGCCAGTCCCGCGACGGCGCGTACGACACCAGTCGCCTGTCGGTGCTGCTCGAGCGGATGGCGCCCTGGGCGATGCAGGTCCCCGTCGACGGTGACCTTCTCGACGCCACCGAACTGAGCCGTCAACTGCGCGGTACCCCCCGGCACCGGCCCGAAACCCCCGGCGTTCTCACCCGTGGCCTTGAGGGATACATCCTCGGTGTGCACGAGCCGCACCCGGACTGTGGCGTCGTCTCGGTCGTCTTTCGTTCCCGGCGGCCGTTTCACCCTCGGCGCCTACACGATGCTTTCGAGGACATCAACGACGACGTTGTGCGCTCTCGCGGGCACCTCTGGCTCGCCAGCCAACCCGACACGGTGATTGCCTGGAACTTCGCCGGCGGTGGGCTCAGCCTCGGCTCTCTCGGTCACTGGCTGGTCGCCCTTCCCGACTCCGGCTGGGAGGATGTGTCCGACCACCGCCGGCTCGCCGCCGCACTCGACTGGGACCCCTACTACGGCGATCGCCACCAGCACCTGGTCTTCATCGGTCTGGATCTCGACCCCGTCTCGCTGTGCCACACCCTCACCAGGTGCCTGCTCACCGATGACGAACTCGCCGACGGCAGCGACACCTGGCGGCACTACGACGACCCGTTGACCGGGTGCTTCCCCGTCGTCGATATCTTCCCCACCGAAGGAGAAGCCGCATGA
- a CDS encoding SAM-dependent methyltransferase, translated as MTKAPSESTQSAAKPNGSLSSKIDTTIAHPARIWNYWLGGKDNFAVDREVGDHTIAAYPHIIELARSQRAFLARAVTHLAKETGVRQFLDIGTGLPTANNTHEVAQSIAPESRIVYADNDPLVLVHARALLTSHPKGATDYIDADLRQPDKILAAAAETLDFSKPIAVTMLGIVIFLADDDEAYGVVDHLVAALPSGSYLAMTHTTNAIHGAATDEAVRIWNEGGSDPMVVRSLDGIGRFFRGLELVEPGIVSLTRWRPDAETAAGPEVDEFCGVGYKP; from the coding sequence GTGACAAAGGCCCCTTCGGAATCCACGCAATCAGCCGCCAAACCGAACGGGTCACTCTCCTCGAAGATTGACACTACGATCGCCCACCCCGCCCGAATCTGGAACTACTGGCTGGGCGGTAAGGACAATTTCGCGGTGGACCGCGAGGTCGGCGACCACACCATCGCCGCCTACCCACACATCATCGAACTGGCCCGTAGCCAGCGAGCCTTCCTGGCACGCGCGGTCACCCATCTGGCAAAGGAAACCGGCGTTCGCCAGTTCCTGGATATCGGCACCGGCCTGCCGACTGCCAACAACACCCACGAGGTGGCTCAGTCGATCGCCCCCGAGTCGCGCATCGTCTACGCCGACAACGATCCGCTGGTTCTGGTGCACGCGCGGGCGCTGTTGACCAGCCACCCCAAGGGTGCGACCGACTACATCGACGCCGACCTTCGGCAACCGGACAAGATCCTGGCCGCGGCGGCCGAGACCCTCGACTTCAGCAAGCCGATCGCCGTCACCATGCTCGGCATTGTGATCTTCCTGGCCGACGACGACGAGGCATACGGAGTTGTCGACCACCTGGTTGCGGCTCTCCCGTCGGGGAGTTACCTGGCCATGACACACACCACCAACGCCATCCACGGCGCCGCGACCGACGAGGCGGTCCGGATCTGGAACGAGGGCGGCTCGGACCCGATGGTGGTGCGTAGTCTCGATGGCATCGGCCGATTCTTCCGCGGCCTCGAGCTGGTCGAGCCGGGCATCGTCTCGCTGACCCGGTGGCGACCCGACGCCGAGACCGCCGCCGGGCCCGAGGTCGACGAGTTCTGCGGGGTGGGCTACAAGCCGTGA